In Shouchella patagoniensis, the following are encoded in one genomic region:
- a CDS encoding HTH-type transcriptional regulator Hpr, whose amino-acid sequence MDNAVKDSIVFSYKMAVLSKALWKSVEKDWQAWIKPFDLNLNEHHILWIAYQLNGASISDIASHGVMHVSTAFNFSKKLETRGLLAFSKKDDDKRNTYICLTDAGKDLFCETMTNFSESTYNIYQGSLPIKELYGKFPEFSELISIVRHLYGSEFIEQFDACLSDFTEELEESDGKLSLKLKNNPFKLSAAK is encoded by the coding sequence ATGGACAACGCTGTAAAAGATTCAATTGTATTTAGTTACAAAATGGCCGTGTTAAGTAAAGCACTTTGGAAATCAGTAGAGAAAGACTGGCAGGCATGGATCAAACCTTTTGATTTGAATTTGAATGAACACCATATTCTATGGATTGCTTATCAATTAAATGGGGCTTCTATTTCGGATATTGCTTCTCATGGTGTCATGCACGTTTCAACAGCTTTTAATTTTTCAAAAAAACTGGAAACCCGCGGATTACTCGCATTTTCTAAGAAAGACGATGATAAGCGCAACACGTATATTTGTTTAACTGATGCTGGAAAAGATCTATTCTGTGAAACAATGACTAACTTTAGTGAGAGCACTTATAATATTTATCAAGGTTCTCTGCCGATTAAAGAATTATACGGTAAATTCCCTGAATTCTCAGAGCTAATAAGCATTGTGCGCCACCTTTATGGCAGTGAATTTATTGAACAGTTTGACGCGTGTTTGTCTGACTTTACCGAAGAATTAGAAGAAAGTGACGGTAAATTATCTTTAAAATTAAAAAACAACCCTTTTAAACTGTCTGCAGCTAAGTAA
- the serC gene encoding 3-phosphoserine/phosphohydroxythreonine transaminase: MNNVYNFNAGPAALPKEVLLRAQKELINFDDTGMSIMEMSHRSDTYDQVHSKAITQLTSMLGLSDEFHVLFLQGGASLQFSMVPMNFMKQQANYVLTGSWSEKAEKEAVRYGQTSIGASSKHSGYRSIPEPQAILYSPEDSYMHLTSNNTLFGTQWTTFPTPDIPLICDMSSDIFSREIDYNQFDLIYAGAQKNLGPSGVTVVLIKDSLLQEANKNVPSMLSYQTFAHSRSLYNTPPVFSIYMLGLVLDWTEQQGGLNKIEEQNRLKSAILYDAIDRSDGFYKGHADQNSRSQMNITFTLKTKELTELFLQEAKEAGFVGLAGHRSVGGLRASIYNAVPLESCEALAAFMKLFNKNHLANKSGLK, encoded by the coding sequence ATGAACAATGTATACAACTTTAATGCAGGGCCTGCCGCACTCCCAAAGGAAGTTCTATTACGAGCTCAAAAAGAACTGATTAACTTTGATGATACAGGCATGTCTATCATGGAGATGAGCCATCGTAGTGATACATATGACCAGGTGCACTCAAAGGCCATTACGCAGCTAACATCCATGCTCGGATTGTCCGATGAATTCCATGTTTTATTTTTACAAGGTGGAGCTAGCCTTCAATTTTCAATGGTTCCCATGAATTTTATGAAACAGCAAGCTAACTATGTACTTACTGGATCATGGTCTGAAAAAGCAGAAAAAGAGGCCGTGCGGTATGGGCAAACCTCCATCGGTGCTTCAAGTAAACATAGCGGTTATCGGAGCATTCCAGAGCCTCAAGCCATTCTCTATAGTCCTGAAGACTCTTACATGCACCTTACGTCCAACAATACGCTTTTTGGGACACAATGGACAACATTTCCAACACCGGACATCCCACTTATTTGCGATATGTCCAGTGACATATTCTCCCGAGAAATAGACTACAATCAGTTTGATCTCATTTATGCAGGAGCACAAAAGAACCTTGGTCCATCAGGGGTAACTGTCGTTCTTATAAAGGACTCGCTATTACAAGAAGCAAATAAAAACGTACCGTCGATGTTATCCTATCAAACATTCGCTCATTCTCGTTCGTTATACAACACCCCACCTGTATTTTCTATTTATATGCTTGGGCTTGTACTTGATTGGACAGAGCAACAAGGTGGACTTAACAAAATTGAAGAGCAGAATCGCCTGAAATCTGCCATACTCTATGATGCCATTGATCGAAGTGACGGTTTTTACAAAGGACATGCAGATCAAAATTCTCGTTCGCAGATGAATATCACATTTACGCTTAAAACAAAAGAACTTACTGAGCTCTTTTTACAAGAAGCTAAAGAAGCTGGATTTGTCGGTTTAGCTGGTCATCGTTCTGTTGGGGGTCTTCGCGCTTCCATCTATAATGCAGTTCCTCTTGAATCCTGTGAAGCGTTAGCTGCGTTTATGAAACTATTTAATAAAAATCATTTGGCAAATAAATCAGGACTAAAGTAA
- a CDS encoding HIT family protein — MTDCIFCKIIAGEIPSVKVYEDNDILAFFDISQVTKGHTLVIPKHHHENVFELPEGVAATLFAAVPKIATALQTTFEPTGLNILNNNGESAGQSVFHYHLHLLPRYEETGLYGSLWNEAQATPDLEGLKKYALKVAHSLS, encoded by the coding sequence ATGACAGATTGCATATTTTGCAAAATAATTGCTGGCGAAATTCCCTCGGTGAAAGTCTATGAAGACAATGACATCCTGGCCTTTTTTGACATCTCTCAAGTAACAAAAGGACATACGCTCGTCATTCCAAAACATCACCATGAAAATGTATTTGAATTACCTGAAGGCGTTGCGGCAACTTTATTTGCTGCGGTACCAAAAATCGCCACTGCCCTCCAGACAACATTTGAGCCTACTGGCTTAAATATCCTTAATAACAACGGAGAATCAGCTGGACAAAGTGTTTTTCATTACCATCTTCACTTATTACCTCGTTACGAGGAAACGGGTTTATATGGTTCATTATGGAACGAGGCACAAGCAACACCAGACTTAGAAGGTTTGAAAAAGTACGCTTTAAAAGTAGCCCATTCGCTTTCTTAA
- a CDS encoding ABC transporter ATP-binding protein produces the protein MADLLTINELTGGYTPKKPVLHNVSFTVKKQEIVGLIGLNGAGKSTTIKHVLGLMDPQKGNVKINNLRFSEDADTYRRSFAYIPETPMLYDELTLWEHLELTSVAYGLDKQVFETRAETLLKEFNMMKMKKWYPNHFSKGMRQKVMIMSAFLAEPSLYVVDEPIVGLDPVGIQSFLRWISEMKQKGAAVLMSTHILATAERYCDRFVILHQGEVVLTGTLNEMRQAIALPDATLDDIYIEMTKEDRK, from the coding sequence ATGGCTGATCTTTTAACAATAAATGAGCTAACAGGAGGTTATACACCAAAAAAACCTGTATTGCATAACGTATCCTTTACAGTAAAAAAACAAGAGATTGTAGGATTAATTGGTTTAAATGGTGCTGGTAAAAGCACGACAATTAAACATGTCCTTGGATTAATGGATCCACAAAAAGGGAATGTCAAAATAAATAATCTTCGTTTTTCAGAAGACGCAGATACATATCGAAGGTCATTTGCATACATACCTGAAACGCCAATGTTGTACGATGAACTTACGCTTTGGGAGCATTTAGAACTAACAAGTGTCGCCTATGGTTTAGACAAGCAGGTATTTGAAACAAGAGCCGAAACGTTATTAAAAGAGTTTAATATGATGAAGATGAAAAAGTGGTATCCGAATCATTTCTCAAAAGGAATGCGGCAAAAAGTGATGATTATGAGTGCATTTCTGGCCGAACCATCCTTATATGTTGTGGATGAGCCTATTGTTGGACTTGATCCAGTTGGAATACAGTCATTCTTAAGGTGGATTTCAGAAATGAAGCAAAAAGGGGCCGCGGTTCTTATGTCGACTCATATATTGGCAACGGCAGAACGATACTGTGATCGATTTGTTATTCTTCATCAAGGAGAAGTAGTCTTGACTGGAACCCTTAATGAAATGCGTCAAGCCATTGCTCTTCCTGATGCAACTCTTGATGATATTTACATTGAAATGACAAAGGAAGATCGCAAATGA
- a CDS encoding ABC transporter permease encodes MMDAKSLWESRRRSYWQEARGYLKLILNSGFVASAYFLFLFLTVYYQQFIENMAEDFPVVEILTLLFTWRLTQGSIRTFVKPADVVFLLPYEAHLKPYFTQSIRYSIVWQVAYVLLLFMAAGPMFTERIGSSSVFWVALTMLVLIKIWNMLCVWEEQRLVSKGDRISHIVLRLLINGVAAYMLFVGAPYMLLVVLFALMAVLYMVYWRTFSHKYALKWDRLIEVENSMVMFFYRIANAFTDVPQLRNKVRERNYLQWAIPMLGGRKKDVHHYLYARTFIRANDYLGTFIRLAAVGGVLIYVLPEGWMKLAIALLFTHITMMQLSTLSFHHASSIWVDLYPVKPDEKKMALSLLALRLLFVISIVFSVIALLTSSVLYAILTFVLVVLFAYYGSQTLIHRKKGKYRRVR; translated from the coding sequence ATGATGGACGCCAAGTCACTATGGGAAAGCAGGCGGCGAAGTTATTGGCAAGAAGCACGAGGATATTTGAAACTGATTCTAAACAGTGGTTTTGTTGCTTCAGCTTACTTTTTATTTTTATTTTTAACGGTTTATTATCAACAATTTATTGAGAACATGGCCGAGGATTTTCCTGTTGTTGAAATTTTGACGCTGTTATTTACTTGGAGACTGACACAAGGTTCAATTCGTACATTTGTGAAACCTGCAGATGTTGTATTTCTCTTACCTTACGAAGCACATCTTAAACCATATTTCACTCAATCAATTCGCTATTCGATTGTTTGGCAAGTGGCTTATGTATTGTTGTTATTTATGGCTGCCGGTCCGATGTTTACAGAACGAATAGGGTCAAGTTCTGTTTTTTGGGTTGCTTTGACAATGTTAGTATTAATAAAAATTTGGAATATGCTTTGTGTATGGGAAGAACAGAGACTTGTCTCAAAAGGCGATCGAATTTCTCACATTGTATTGCGGTTACTAATAAACGGTGTGGCTGCATATATGCTTTTTGTCGGGGCCCCATATATGTTATTAGTAGTTTTATTTGCATTAATGGCCGTTTTATATATGGTGTATTGGCGTACATTCAGTCATAAATATGCATTGAAATGGGATCGTTTAATTGAAGTTGAAAACAGTATGGTGATGTTTTTCTACCGAATCGCAAATGCTTTCACAGATGTACCACAGTTAAGGAATAAAGTAAGAGAACGTAATTATCTTCAATGGGCAATTCCTATGCTTGGAGGCAGGAAGAAGGATGTTCATCACTATTTATACGCACGGACATTTATCCGTGCAAATGATTATTTAGGAACATTTATTAGGCTAGCCGCAGTTGGCGGTGTTTTAATTTATGTGCTGCCAGAAGGTTGGATGAAGTTAGCAATTGCGCTTCTGTTTACACACATTACGATGATGCAGTTATCAACATTATCGTTTCATCATGCTTCAAGTATTTGGGTTGATCTTTATCCGGTTAAGCCCGATGAAAAAAAGATGGCTTTGAGTTTATTGGCATTGAGACTTTTATTTGTGATTAGTATTGTTTTTAGTGTGATTGCTCTACTGACATCCTCCGTTTTATATGCCATATTAACATTTGTGCTTGTTGTGTTATTTGCTTATTATGGCAGTCAAACGCTCATTCATCGTAAAAAAGGGAAATATCGTCGCGTCCGCTAA
- a CDS encoding EcsC family protein: MYEQDVEEELRRWRRLLFRKESIIQAKASSFQKRMNEKLPSMYHNVATVCVQKTVEMIIAGVAFTHKDPEERPLSLQEREQRTRRAFATYRRMAIVEGVGTGAGGVIAGLTDFPLLLTLKMKALFDVAAIYGYSTEEQCEREYLLLIFQLAFSTGEMKKSVLEKIDAYSKAGMNDVDWHAWQMHYRDYIDLPKTLQLVPGFGAFIGGFVNRSLFYQLEETTINVYRLRWLSELRQIEE, encoded by the coding sequence ATGTACGAGCAGGATGTAGAAGAGGAACTTCGTCGCTGGCGGAGATTGCTTTTCCGAAAAGAATCCATTATTCAAGCAAAAGCATCGTCGTTTCAAAAAAGGATGAATGAGAAACTTCCTAGTATGTATCATAATGTTGCGACGGTGTGTGTACAAAAAACAGTTGAAATGATTATAGCTGGAGTAGCCTTTACACATAAAGACCCAGAAGAACGACCATTATCTTTACAGGAAAGGGAACAAAGAACGAGAAGAGCTTTTGCAACTTACAGGAGAATGGCAATTGTAGAGGGAGTTGGAACTGGAGCGGGTGGAGTAATTGCCGGGCTGACAGATTTTCCGCTTTTGCTAACATTAAAGATGAAAGCATTGTTTGACGTTGCAGCTATTTATGGATACTCTACCGAAGAGCAGTGCGAAAGAGAGTATTTGTTGCTCATTTTCCAATTAGCATTTTCAACTGGCGAAATGAAAAAAAGTGTCCTGGAAAAAATTGATGCTTATTCAAAAGCGGGTATGAATGATGTCGATTGGCATGCTTGGCAAATGCATTATCGTGACTATATTGATTTACCAAAAACGCTCCAGCTTGTACCAGGCTTTGGAGCGTTTATTGGTGGTTTTGTTAACCGAAGTTTGTTTTATCAGTTAGAGGAAACAACGATTAATGTGTATCGTTTAAGGTGGCTGTCGGAATTAAGACAAATTGAAGAATGA
- a CDS encoding cytochrome c biogenesis CcdA family protein: MEVTLSIAFFAGLVSFFSPCIFPLMPAYLSQLTGTTVTAGAVAAPRSVILSRSLGFIGGFTIVFMLFGLTSTLLGKLFLGNIFLLEKLGGIIIILFGLQMTGLISIRALFTDKRITKEPKTAASFSKSLLLGFLFAAGWTPCIGLVLASILTLASTSGTAWNGAFLLLVYSIGLGVPFLLIALIWARSLNKIKRIHRYLPTIQKVSGVIMILLGILLFTGYFAVLAGMMSQYTPSWIQ; this comes from the coding sequence ATGGAAGTCACTTTGAGCATCGCTTTTTTTGCGGGCCTAGTATCTTTTTTTTCTCCGTGTATTTTTCCGCTTATGCCAGCCTATTTGTCCCAATTAACAGGGACAACAGTCACCGCTGGAGCAGTAGCAGCTCCTCGGAGCGTTATTCTTTCGCGGAGTCTTGGTTTTATTGGTGGATTCACAATTGTTTTTATGCTATTTGGCTTAACGAGCACGTTATTAGGTAAATTATTTCTAGGAAACATTTTTCTTTTAGAAAAACTAGGTGGGATTATCATTATCCTTTTTGGTTTGCAGATGACTGGTCTGATTTCGATTCGTGCTCTGTTTACTGATAAACGAATAACAAAAGAACCTAAAACGGCTGCTAGTTTTTCAAAATCACTCTTGCTAGGTTTTTTATTCGCTGCTGGTTGGACACCTTGCATCGGGCTTGTGTTAGCTTCCATTTTGACATTAGCTAGTACATCCGGAACTGCTTGGAATGGCGCTTTTTTATTGCTTGTTTATTCAATTGGTCTTGGCGTTCCATTTCTATTAATTGCGCTCATTTGGGCACGTTCATTAAATAAAATCAAGCGCATTCATCGCTATTTACCAACAATACAAAAGGTGAGCGGCGTTATTATGATTCTCCTTGGTATTCTTTTATTTACGGGCTATTTCGCAGTATTAGCTGGAATGATGTCCCAGTACACACCCTCATGGATTCAATAA
- a CDS encoding transglycosylase domain-containing protein has product MIKKLGLAGGILIAMLALSFVFFAIVILAGTYQIDEEKLVMNHSSVLVDTEGNVITNLYMENREVISIGEVPEYVQQAFVSMEDARFYEHQGIDFRSIGRALYRDILAGAKVEGGSTITQQLAKNMFLSNEKAWLRKTNEVLIAMNLERRYSKEEILQMYLNQIYFGHGAHGIEAAANVYFNKPASELSIHEGASLVAVVNAPGAFSPIDEPERHKERRDLVLTVMEQQGYLTEGEATLAKEKPVETDRQYHELDEALFTYIDMVMDEARDRYEISHEQLLTGGYRIVVPIDMDLQHKTHNALQDETFFPEGSKDAQAAMMFMNVESGGVLATQGGTDYVRRGLNRVNVKRSPASTFKPLAVYAPAIESGMYQPYSMLRDELLQYDNEYIPRNVTGNYQGEMTLYDAVTESANAPAVWLLNEMGLQDSVSLLRKFGFQLPDRHLSMALGGLREGVTPYELTRAYRAFAHEGQMIEPHFIKDLYDRKGNRIGGANQVETEVVSKQTAWSMTRMLEHVMSDGTGATGTPSVSAIAGKTGTQGYNEASGANSDAWFVGYTPKIVGAVWMGFDQTTKDQHLTGGSYYPTQLFKEMVNSLPASMQATAFEQPEGTNDLSPPIAMEEIEGFTASYSLGGGGLISVSLDWESFEDERIEFNVYEIDGDSRKKVASNLTEPHFSEGRLNPFSIPSYQVVAFDPTTEMEGTESSVQKPSFTFSF; this is encoded by the coding sequence ATGATTAAGAAATTAGGACTAGCTGGTGGCATTCTTATCGCGATGCTTGCCTTATCCTTTGTTTTTTTTGCAATTGTCATTTTAGCAGGTACGTATCAAATCGATGAAGAAAAGCTCGTTATGAACCATTCAAGTGTTCTTGTCGATACCGAAGGAAATGTCATTACGAACTTATATATGGAGAATAGAGAAGTTATCTCGATTGGGGAAGTACCAGAGTATGTGCAACAAGCTTTTGTATCGATGGAAGATGCCCGTTTTTATGAACATCAAGGGATTGATTTCAGGTCAATTGGACGAGCTCTTTATCGGGATATACTCGCAGGTGCGAAAGTAGAGGGCGGCAGCACGATTACACAACAATTAGCAAAAAATATGTTCCTTTCTAATGAAAAGGCATGGCTAAGAAAGACAAATGAAGTATTAATTGCAATGAACTTAGAACGTCGTTACAGTAAAGAAGAAATTTTGCAGATGTATTTAAATCAGATTTATTTTGGACACGGAGCACATGGAATTGAAGCAGCTGCAAATGTTTACTTTAATAAACCTGCTTCAGAATTATCGATCCATGAAGGTGCGTCATTAGTTGCTGTTGTAAACGCACCAGGTGCTTTTTCACCAATTGACGAACCGGAGCGTCATAAAGAACGGCGTGACTTAGTGCTAACTGTAATGGAACAGCAAGGGTATTTGACAGAAGGAGAGGCAACTCTTGCTAAAGAAAAGCCTGTTGAAACGGACCGGCAGTATCATGAACTGGATGAAGCGCTATTCACTTATATTGACATGGTAATGGATGAAGCAAGGGATCGTTATGAAATTAGTCATGAACAGCTCTTAACAGGCGGTTATCGAATTGTTGTACCAATAGACATGGATTTACAACATAAAACGCACAATGCGTTGCAAGATGAAACGTTTTTCCCAGAGGGAAGCAAAGACGCACAGGCGGCGATGATGTTTATGAATGTGGAGAGTGGTGGAGTTTTGGCAACGCAAGGTGGCACTGATTATGTGCGACGTGGCTTGAATAGAGTGAATGTAAAACGCTCACCTGCATCTACGTTCAAACCACTGGCTGTTTACGCACCTGCGATTGAAAGTGGTATGTATCAACCGTATTCGATGCTAAGAGACGAATTGCTTCAATATGACAATGAATATATTCCAAGAAACGTAACCGGAAATTACCAAGGTGAAATGACATTATATGATGCAGTAACGGAATCGGCTAATGCTCCAGCTGTTTGGTTACTTAATGAGATGGGACTGCAAGATTCTGTGTCTCTACTGCGGAAGTTTGGCTTTCAGCTTCCTGACCGTCATCTATCGATGGCACTTGGTGGTTTAAGAGAAGGTGTGACACCTTATGAATTAACTCGCGCTTACCGTGCTTTTGCTCATGAGGGACAAATGATTGAGCCGCATTTTATAAAAGATCTATACGATCGCAAAGGCAACCGTATCGGTGGAGCGAACCAAGTGGAAACCGAAGTAGTATCAAAACAAACTGCGTGGTCAATGACACGGATGCTTGAACATGTTATGAGCGATGGAACTGGAGCGACTGGAACACCATCAGTATCAGCTATTGCTGGGAAAACGGGTACGCAAGGATATAATGAAGCTTCCGGAGCAAATAGCGATGCCTGGTTTGTTGGCTATACCCCTAAGATTGTTGGTGCCGTTTGGATGGGGTTTGATCAGACAACAAAAGACCAACATCTAACCGGTGGAAGTTATTACCCAACGCAATTATTTAAAGAGATGGTTAATAGTTTGCCTGCATCAATGCAAGCAACTGCTTTTGAACAACCAGAGGGTACAAATGACCTTTCACCACCAATCGCGATGGAGGAGATTGAAGGATTTACTGCTTCTTATTCATTAGGGGGCGGAGGCCTCATTAGTGTATCTCTTGATTGGGAGAGTTTTGAAGACGAGCGGATTGAATTTAACGTTTATGAAATTGATGGTGATTCCCGTAAAAAGGTAGCATCGAACCTAACAGAACCTCATTTTTCTGAAGGTCGTTTAAATCCTTTTTCCATTCCAAGCTACCAAGTTGTTGCTTTCGATCCAACTACAGAAATGGAAGGAACTGAATCTTCCGTTCAAAAACCAAGTTTTACATTTTCTTTTTAA
- the hemE gene encoding uroporphyrinogen decarboxylase, protein MSLKGFNDTFLKACRGEEQDHVPVWYMRQAGRSQPEYRKIKETHSLFDITHDPELCAYVTKLPVDQYNTDAAILYKDIMTPLPFIGVDVEIKSGIGPVIHNPIRSSKDVEQLGELNPEKDVAHVIETIKLLRTQLSVPLISFGGAPFTLASYMIEGGPSRNYHKTKAFMHAEPKAWQRLMDKLGDMTIAYIRAQINAGSQAIQLFDSWVGALSLADYNQFIKPVMERIFKEIRTDGVPLILHGVGTPHLMPEWKNMPVDVIGLDWRTPIGEARRIGITKTVQGNMDPSLLLAPWPVIEKEAKAILDEGMKSNHFIFNLGQGVFPEVNPDTLKRLTTFIHDYSREYKQQKKGSK, encoded by the coding sequence ATGAGTTTAAAAGGCTTTAATGACACATTTTTAAAAGCATGTAGAGGGGAAGAACAAGACCATGTCCCTGTTTGGTATATGAGGCAAGCGGGTCGTTCGCAACCGGAGTACCGTAAGATTAAAGAAACACATAGTCTATTTGATATTACACACGATCCAGAACTGTGCGCTTACGTTACAAAGTTACCGGTTGACCAATATAACACAGATGCAGCAATTCTTTATAAAGATATAATGACGCCGCTTCCATTCATTGGTGTAGACGTTGAGATTAAATCTGGAATAGGTCCCGTTATTCATAATCCAATTAGATCAAGCAAAGATGTAGAGCAATTAGGTGAATTAAATCCAGAAAAAGACGTAGCTCATGTAATTGAAACGATCAAGTTGTTACGGACACAACTGTCCGTCCCTTTAATTAGTTTTGGAGGAGCTCCCTTTACATTAGCTAGTTATATGATTGAAGGTGGTCCTTCACGCAACTATCATAAAACCAAAGCGTTTATGCACGCGGAGCCGAAAGCTTGGCAACGTTTAATGGACAAGCTTGGAGATATGACTATTGCTTACATACGCGCTCAAATAAATGCAGGCTCACAAGCAATTCAATTATTTGACTCTTGGGTTGGAGCGTTGAGTTTAGCTGATTATAATCAGTTTATTAAGCCAGTTATGGAACGTATTTTTAAAGAAATACGAACGGATGGGGTTCCGCTCATTTTACACGGCGTGGGGACTCCCCATTTAATGCCAGAGTGGAAAAACATGCCGGTAGATGTGATCGGTCTCGATTGGCGGACACCGATTGGTGAAGCTCGTAGAATTGGTATTACAAAAACGGTTCAAGGAAATATGGATCCTTCTTTATTGCTAGCTCCATGGCCTGTGATTGAAAAAGAAGCGAAAGCAATATTAGATGAAGGAATGAAATCTAATCATTTCATATTTAATTTAGGGCAGGGTGTATTTCCAGAAGTTAATCCTGATACATTAAAACGCTTGACTACGTTTATTCATGATTATTCGAGAGAGTATAAACAACAGAAGAAAGGATCGAAATAA
- the hemH gene encoding ferrochelatase codes for MKKKMGLLVMAYGTPRKKEEIEPYYTHIRRGRRPSEEALSDLAGRYEAIGGISPLARITEEQAHGLANTLNQQQNDIEFIPYLGLKHIDPFIEDAVKQMKEDGIEEAVSLVLAPHFSTFSVKSYNGRAQEEAENLGDLTIYSIESWYKEPKFLEYWKSQIETEMKKVDSLDELCVIFSAHSLPEKIIAAGDPYPEQLQETAALLADLANVTHYEIGWQSEGNTPDPWLGPDVQDLTRTLYKEKGYKTFMYCPVGFVAEHLEVLYDNDYECKVVTDEIGARYLRPPMPNANPLFLQALADAVTKRLGSVNQ; via the coding sequence ATGAAAAAGAAAATGGGCCTGTTAGTAATGGCGTATGGTACACCTCGAAAAAAAGAGGAAATTGAACCTTATTACACGCATATTCGCCGTGGTCGACGGCCCTCTGAAGAAGCGTTGTCAGACTTAGCAGGACGCTATGAAGCAATTGGTGGGATTAGTCCATTAGCGAGAATTACTGAAGAGCAAGCACACGGACTAGCTAATACGCTTAATCAACAGCAGAACGATATCGAATTCATTCCCTATTTGGGTTTAAAGCATATTGATCCATTTATTGAAGATGCTGTTAAACAAATGAAGGAAGATGGAATAGAAGAAGCTGTATCACTTGTGTTAGCCCCTCATTTCTCTACTTTTAGCGTCAAATCATATAACGGGCGTGCGCAGGAAGAAGCGGAAAACTTAGGTGATTTGACCATTTATTCGATTGAAAGTTGGTATAAGGAACCTAAATTCCTCGAGTACTGGAAAAGCCAAATTGAAACGGAAATGAAGAAAGTTGATTCGCTTGATGAGCTATGCGTGATCTTTTCGGCACATAGTTTGCCAGAAAAAATCATAGCTGCGGGTGACCCTTATCCAGAACAGTTGCAAGAGACGGCTGCGCTTTTAGCTGATTTAGCGAATGTTACTCATTATGAAATTGGGTGGCAAAGTGAAGGGAATACACCTGACCCTTGGCTAGGTCCAGATGTGCAAGATTTAACTCGGACGCTCTATAAAGAAAAAGGGTATAAAACGTTTATGTACTGTCCGGTTGGTTTTGTTGCAGAGCATCTAGAAGTTTTGTATGACAACGATTATGAATGCAAAGTCGTTACGGATGAAATAGGAGCGCGCTATTTACGGCCACCAATGCCAAATGCAAATCCATTATTTTTACAAGCATTAGCGGATGCGGTGACAAAACGATTGGGTTCAGTAAATCAATGA